A DNA window from Schistocerca gregaria isolate iqSchGreg1 chromosome 2, iqSchGreg1.2, whole genome shotgun sequence contains the following coding sequences:
- the LOC126336479 gene encoding histidine-rich glycoprotein-like, with the protein MNKILVAGVALIVAVQFMMTAGFPTSWAVPPEHYDEGHHGHQHNDEYDNHHDDHHGHHHNDEYDHHHDDHHGHHHNDEYDHHHDDHHGHHHNDEYDHHHDDHHGHHHNDEYDHHHDDHHGHHHNDEYDHHHDDHHGHYHNDEYDHHHDDHHGHHPDDHHDHHHDDHHDHHHDDHHDRDDYFHYGFPPVGYI; encoded by the exons ATGAACAAGATTCTG GTTGCTGGCGTCGCCCTCATAGTAGCAGTACAGTTTATGATGACAGCTGGATTCCCCACATCATGGGCGGTCCCTCCAGAACATTATGACGAGGGTCACCATGGCCACCAACACAATGATGAATACGATAACCATCATGACGATCACCACGGCCACCACCACAATGATGAATACGATCATCATCATGACGATCACCACGGCCACCACCACAATGATGAATACGATCACCATCATGACGATCACCACGGCCACCACCACAATGATGAATACGATCATCATCATGACGATCACCACGGCCACCACCACAATGATGAATACGATCACCATCATGACGATCACCACGGCCACCACCACAATGATGAATACGATCATCATCATGACGATCACCACGGCCACTACCACAATGATGAATACGATCACCATCATGACGATCACCATGGTCATCACCCTGATGATCACCACGACCACCATCATGATGATCACCACGACCACCATCATGATGATCACCACGATCGTGACGATTACTTCCACTATGGCTTCCCTCCTGTAGGTTACATATGA